The Longimicrobium sp. nucleotide sequence TTGCTCGCTACCGCCCCGGCAGATGCACAGGATGGCGCGCGCAAGCGCCACTCCGCCGTGCGGCTGACCGGCGCCGCGCCCCAGATCGACGGCCGCCTGGACGACGAAGCGTGGGCCGCCGCGCCCGTGCTTTCCGACTTCGTGCAGAAGGACCCGGTGCAGGGCGCCGCGCCCACGGACCGCACCGAGGTGCGGTTCATGTACGACGACGATGCCCTGTACGTGGCCGCGCGGATGCACGCCGCCGACCCGCGTTCCATCCAGGCGCCCGTCACCCGCCGCGACGACGGATACCAGTCCGAGCACCTGCTGATCTCGCTGGACACCTACCTGGACCGGCGCACGGCGTACACCTTTGGCGTCACCGCGTCGGGGGTGCGGCTGGACTGGTACCACGCCACGGACAACGAGGACTCTCGCGACATGTCGTTCAACCCCGTGTGGCGGGCGGAAGCGCGCGTGGACTCGG carries:
- a CDS encoding carbohydrate binding family 9 domain-containing protein encodes the protein MDRSAILARAAACAFFAVLLATAPADAQDGARKRHSAVRLTGAAPQIDGRLDDEAWAAAPVLSDFVQKDPVQGAAPTDRTEVRFMYDDDALYVAARMHAADPRSIQAPVTRRDDGYQSEHLLISLDTYLDRRTAYTFGVTASGVRLDWYHATDNEDSRDMSFNPVWRAEARVDSAGWTAEMRIPFSQLRFNDVPAQVWGINLDRWIPSREEDDYWVMIPRGTQAWASRFGDLEGIGGV